A genome region from Bradyrhizobium guangzhouense includes the following:
- a CDS encoding maleate cis-trans isomerase family protein, producing the protein MAAIRRIGILAPPINVAMETELPSYVPPNVKLNHNRLTKPGTAIAKEAQLAMANSLDRAASDLAQANPEVIVYGCTSASFLEGLGNEAKLADRITMLTGIPAVTTSTAVIEALKAVRATRVFMLTPYPDLINKEEALFLQHYGFGVEAVDSFFCADGRQILTISSADVASKVLSSREVISRCDAVFVSCTNLLVMDQIDRLERELNLPVVTSNQASLWAALRRMKIDVTSTGVGRLFKERRPQEAPVFELSNA; encoded by the coding sequence ATGGCCGCCATTCGACGGATAGGTATCCTCGCGCCGCCGATAAATGTGGCTATGGAAACCGAGCTACCGTCCTACGTTCCTCCCAATGTCAAGCTCAATCACAACAGGCTCACCAAACCCGGCACCGCTATAGCGAAGGAAGCGCAGCTCGCTATGGCCAACTCGTTGGATCGAGCGGCCTCGGATCTCGCACAGGCGAATCCGGAGGTGATAGTTTACGGATGTACGAGTGCCAGCTTCCTAGAGGGGCTAGGCAACGAAGCCAAGCTAGCCGACCGCATCACGATGTTGACCGGAATTCCCGCTGTCACCACTTCAACAGCCGTCATCGAAGCCTTGAAGGCCGTTCGGGCGACCAGAGTATTCATGCTCACTCCCTATCCGGATCTAATCAACAAGGAAGAGGCCCTCTTTCTGCAGCACTATGGCTTCGGCGTGGAGGCCGTCGATTCCTTCTTTTGCGCAGATGGACGACAGATCCTGACCATCTCGTCGGCGGACGTTGCCTCCAAGGTGCTCTCAAGCCGTGAGGTCATTTCAAGGTGTGACGCCGTGTTTGTCAGTTGCACCAATTTGCTGGTGATGGATCAAATCGACCGATTGGAAAGGGAATTGAACCTGCCGGTTGTCACCTCGAACCAAGCCTCTCTTTGGGCGGCACTCCGAAGGATGAAGATCGATGTCACCTCAACGGGGGTAGGCCGCCTGTTCAAGGAGCGGCGGCCACAAGAAGCACCGGTATTCGAGTTGAGCAATGCCTAA
- a CDS encoding pyridoxal phosphate-dependent aminotransferase, with translation MTVFDAASASNRSEFAARVNRIQPSQSGAAAQRVRELQAQGRTILNLTQGEPDFDTPDNVVQAALAAMKRGETKYTNTDGTAVLKETIAKKFARENGLSYKVSQISVANGAKQILFNALAATLDHGDEVIIPAPYWVSYPEMVSFFGGVPKIVACPAARNFKLDPIDLERAITSRTRWLLLNSPSNPTGAVYTRRELEPIIDVLRRNPHVWLLSDDIYEHLVYDGLEYCTPAAIDQSVAERTLVVNGVSKAYCMTGWRIGYAAGPAKLISQMAKLQSQATANPSSISQAAAVEALNGPQEGLRERAEKYQRRRNLVLEGLASVPGLACDKPSGAFYVFPSCRDLIGKRTPDGTVLADDKDFCKYLLDAEGVAVVHGAAYGLSPHFRISYATADETLKEACVRIARACSRLS, from the coding sequence ATGACAGTCTTCGACGCCGCGTCTGCGTCCAACCGCTCCGAGTTTGCCGCACGCGTGAATCGAATTCAACCGTCGCAGAGTGGTGCTGCGGCCCAGCGAGTGCGGGAATTGCAGGCTCAGGGGCGAACAATTCTCAATCTGACCCAGGGTGAACCCGACTTCGACACACCCGATAATGTCGTGCAGGCTGCGCTCGCCGCCATGAAGAGGGGCGAGACGAAGTATACCAACACGGATGGTACGGCAGTCCTGAAAGAGACAATTGCGAAGAAATTCGCGCGTGAGAACGGCCTCTCCTACAAGGTCAGTCAAATTTCGGTCGCCAACGGCGCCAAACAAATCTTATTCAATGCGTTGGCGGCGACGTTGGATCACGGAGACGAGGTCATCATCCCGGCTCCGTACTGGGTGTCGTACCCGGAAATGGTGTCGTTCTTCGGTGGGGTACCCAAAATCGTCGCTTGCCCGGCGGCGAGGAACTTCAAGCTCGATCCGATCGATTTGGAACGTGCGATCACGTCGAGGACTCGGTGGCTCCTCTTGAACTCGCCTTCTAATCCCACGGGGGCCGTATACACGCGCAGGGAGCTGGAGCCAATCATCGATGTATTGCGAAGAAATCCGCACGTCTGGCTCCTTAGCGACGACATATACGAGCATCTTGTCTATGACGGGCTCGAATATTGTACGCCGGCGGCGATCGATCAGTCCGTCGCGGAGCGAACCCTGGTCGTCAATGGCGTCTCGAAGGCCTATTGTATGACGGGTTGGCGCATCGGTTATGCCGCGGGTCCGGCGAAGTTGATATCCCAAATGGCGAAATTGCAATCTCAGGCCACGGCCAATCCATCGTCCATCAGCCAAGCTGCGGCCGTCGAGGCTTTGAACGGGCCGCAAGAGGGGCTTCGAGAGCGAGCAGAGAAATATCAACGACGGCGCAATCTGGTTCTGGAAGGACTCGCGTCCGTGCCCGGGTTGGCTTGCGACAAGCCGTCCGGCGCCTTTTACGTCTTCCCCTCCTGCCGCGACCTGATCGGAAAGCGGACCCCGGACGGAACCGTCCTTGCCGATGACAAGGACTTTTGCAAGTATCTCCTCGATGCCGAAGGGGTGGCGGTGGTGCACGGAGCGGCCTATGGCTTATCGCCCCACTTCAGAATCTCATATGCTACTGCGGACGAAACCTTAAAGGAGGCCTGTGTCCGCATAGCCCGGGCATGCAGTCGACTGAGTTGA
- a CDS encoding urea carboxylase-associated family protein produces the protein MTSRSISMPEPENAQTRRSARKETVYAVGQIPALDMEFYQNVGSGAEKVSELTIPARDGGAFEVPAGHLFRIVSVEGSQVGDFNLWNSDNLSEHFYSGKTRAIHATHISTGDRLWSSMPYLRPMATITYDSLGWYGWDSDGCGIHDVIGTRCDPYTRRMITGEDYDHCCHSNLVRALSAFRKISAKEAEGYVHDVMNVFMCTGFDVESHEYIKKASPVRPGDFIEFFAEINLLGALSACPGGDCGPRVPGQTPKCYPLKVEILRPAKGALNGWKSPEPSPYKGKHGMS, from the coding sequence ATGACTTCCAGATCCATTTCGATGCCCGAGCCGGAGAATGCTCAGACTCGCCGGTCGGCGCGCAAAGAAACGGTCTACGCCGTCGGACAAATTCCGGCGCTCGATATGGAATTCTACCAGAACGTTGGGTCCGGTGCTGAGAAAGTGTCGGAGTTGACGATCCCTGCTCGGGATGGCGGCGCGTTCGAAGTGCCTGCCGGGCACCTCTTTCGGATCGTGAGCGTGGAGGGATCGCAGGTTGGTGATTTTAATCTTTGGAATAGCGACAATCTTTCTGAACACTTCTACAGCGGTAAGACGCGGGCGATTCATGCGACGCACATTTCTACTGGTGATCGCCTGTGGAGCAGCATGCCATACCTGAGGCCGATGGCGACTATCACTTACGACAGTCTGGGATGGTATGGGTGGGATTCCGATGGTTGTGGAATTCACGATGTGATCGGAACACGCTGCGACCCTTACACGAGAAGAATGATAACCGGTGAAGATTACGATCACTGTTGCCATTCCAATCTCGTTCGAGCCCTATCTGCCTTCAGAAAGATTTCGGCGAAGGAAGCCGAGGGCTACGTGCACGACGTCATGAACGTCTTTATGTGCACAGGCTTCGATGTCGAAAGTCACGAGTATATCAAAAAGGCAAGCCCGGTTCGTCCAGGCGACTTCATCGAATTCTTCGCGGAGATCAATCTCCTTGGTGCGCTATCCGCCTGTCCCGGCGGCGACTGTGGGCCGCGGGTCCCAGGGCAGACCCCCAAGTGCTATCCCCTGAAGGTGGAAATCCTTCGTCCCGCGAAGGGCGCGCTGAATGGTTGGAAGTCGCCTGAACCCTCGCCCTACAAAGGCAAGCACGGGATGAGCTGA
- the ehuA gene encoding ectoine/hydroxyectoine ABC transporter ATP-binding protein EhuA, with product MSAGPFSVQLRNVTKRFGASTVLNDLNLEVGQGEKLVVIGPSGSGKSTLLRVLMTLEGIDRGSVSICGRELWSCDSTGAARQASARQTRTIRSDVGMVFQSFNLFPHLTALENVTEGPIRVLKMPKEKAVSLGKELLRRVGLEDRCDYYPARMSGGQQQRVAIARAMAMRPKILLFDEVTSALDPELVGEVLAVIRELTHQKELTVIMVTHQMSFAREIADRVCFFDHGRIVEEGEPYQFFSQPKSARTQAFLKSVLDA from the coding sequence ATGTCGGCCGGACCGTTCTCAGTACAGCTAAGGAACGTTACAAAACGTTTTGGGGCGTCCACGGTCCTAAATGACCTAAATCTCGAAGTCGGACAGGGTGAAAAGCTTGTGGTCATCGGTCCGAGTGGATCGGGAAAATCAACTCTCCTCAGGGTTCTCATGACATTGGAGGGAATCGACAGAGGCAGTGTCTCTATCTGCGGCCGTGAGTTGTGGTCGTGCGATTCGACCGGCGCAGCACGCCAAGCATCGGCCCGGCAAACACGTACGATTCGGAGCGATGTCGGCATGGTCTTTCAGAGCTTTAATCTTTTTCCTCACCTTACGGCGCTTGAAAACGTGACCGAGGGACCGATTCGCGTCCTCAAGATGCCGAAGGAGAAAGCCGTGAGCCTCGGAAAGGAGCTGCTTCGAAGGGTGGGACTGGAAGATCGGTGCGACTACTACCCTGCGAGGATGTCAGGCGGTCAGCAACAAAGGGTTGCGATCGCGAGAGCAATGGCGATGAGACCGAAAATACTCCTATTCGACGAGGTGACCTCGGCGCTCGATCCTGAACTCGTTGGCGAGGTGCTAGCGGTCATTCGGGAGCTGACTCACCAAAAGGAACTGACGGTTATCATGGTAACGCATCAGATGTCCTTCGCGCGAGAGATCGCCGACAGGGTTTGCTTCTTCGATCACGGCCGAATTGTCGAGGAAGGAGAGCCGTACCAGTTCTTTTCTCAACCGAAAAGCGCGAGAACCCAGGCGTTTCTAAAGTCGGTCCTGGACGCCTGA
- the ehuD gene encoding ectoine/hydroxyectoine ABC transporter permease subunit EhuD → MKVDFQYAWELLPQLVVAAQTTLLAAVLGFIASLLGGLLLFALYSAKHRLTKILVRGYVEFARGVPLLVLIYFLYFVGPSAGVVISPLVTGVIALGLHYSAYMAEVYRAAMIGVPAGQWEASTSINLSTFDTYRRIIVPQMIPFIIPNAGSYFVYMLKDTPLLASISVWELMAVAQAEGARRFQYFEPITMVGIMFLVLSIAGAFLINRLERLSQKGWR, encoded by the coding sequence ATGAAGGTCGATTTCCAATATGCCTGGGAGTTGCTTCCGCAACTCGTGGTCGCGGCGCAAACCACATTGCTCGCCGCCGTCCTCGGTTTTATCGCCTCCCTGCTTGGCGGCCTCCTTCTCTTTGCGCTGTACAGCGCTAAGCACCGTCTGACCAAAATCTTAGTTCGCGGCTACGTCGAATTCGCAAGAGGGGTGCCGCTCCTGGTCCTGATCTATTTTCTGTACTTCGTGGGGCCTTCGGCAGGCGTCGTGATCAGCCCGCTGGTGACCGGCGTCATTGCTCTCGGCTTGCACTACAGTGCGTATATGGCCGAGGTCTACCGTGCCGCAATGATCGGTGTTCCGGCCGGGCAATGGGAGGCATCAACATCCATAAATCTCTCAACGTTCGACACATATCGGCGGATCATTGTTCCACAGATGATCCCATTCATCATTCCAAATGCCGGAAGTTACTTCGTCTACATGCTGAAGGACACGCCGCTGCTCGCATCCATATCCGTTTGGGAACTCATGGCCGTTGCTCAGGCGGAAGGAGCCAGGCGGTTTCAGTACTTTGAACCCATAACGATGGTTGGGATAATGTTTCTCGTCCTCAGCATTGCCGGCGCGTTTCTCATCAACAGGCTCGAGCGACTGTCCCAGAAGGGATGGCGGTAA
- a CDS encoding amino acid ABC transporter permease, whose amino-acid sequence MSALYEGRWLLLSGAVTTMALYALSTVLMFACALVFGIARTSKSWWIRTISLLYVEIFRGISLVVVLFWLYFVLPFFGVAISAFWAATLAIGMCFGAYGAEVVRTAIGAIPRGQYDAALAINMVPSMMMRRIILPQAMLSMIPPLGNLSILVLKATSVAALATVPELTFEAYSLNIRTFQTVPIYLVVMIFYVAAAQLIGAAIAYAERRLGLWQGKPTHGATRGWSA is encoded by the coding sequence GCGGTAACGACGATGGCCCTTTACGCGCTCTCGACAGTATTGATGTTCGCTTGCGCGCTCGTTTTCGGTATCGCCAGGACATCCAAGAGCTGGTGGATCCGAACCATCAGTTTGCTCTATGTCGAGATCTTCAGGGGCATATCTCTGGTGGTCGTCCTGTTCTGGCTCTACTTTGTTTTGCCGTTCTTCGGGGTTGCGATTTCCGCCTTTTGGGCGGCCACACTCGCCATAGGCATGTGCTTCGGGGCTTATGGAGCTGAGGTCGTCAGGACGGCGATCGGCGCTATCCCGCGGGGCCAGTATGACGCCGCCTTGGCGATCAATATGGTGCCATCAATGATGATGCGCCGGATCATTCTTCCTCAAGCAATGCTGTCGATGATACCACCTCTCGGTAACCTCAGCATCCTGGTATTGAAAGCCACCTCGGTTGCCGCCTTGGCGACCGTTCCGGAACTGACTTTTGAAGCCTACTCTCTCAATATCAGAACCTTTCAGACCGTGCCGATCTATCTCGTTGTCATGATCTTCTATGTGGCTGCGGCGCAATTGATAGGAGCGGCAATCGCGTACGCAGAGCGACGTCTCGGGTTATGGCAGGGTAAGCCAACGCACGGCGCAACCAGGGGCTGGTCGGCATGA